One region of Desmodus rotundus isolate HL8 chromosome 11, HLdesRot8A.1, whole genome shotgun sequence genomic DNA includes:
- the TMEM217B gene encoding LOW QUALITY PROTEIN: putative transmembrane protein 217B (The sequence of the model RefSeq protein was modified relative to this genomic sequence to represent the inferred CDS: deleted 2 bases in 2 codons), giving the protein MNNKMFCLLAGVFSILSTIQFLIFDLNEVVFFGYEDKFHIYMDMTSGLAAWLLANRKHISISLSSITISISSLLLYCIHENKYVGLLCYAVWIAVYELTSFCVVLITNAIIKEQFKELGYLHLIFQISRMFLHSFCLPFIIKYTYNLYKDPKSLSKISRRRRSPSVQSTRGHLSARNDVPQDKLNRARKKRERERERERSLPALTQARDSNPREDCSLDLLPELYT; this is encoded by the exons ATGAATAACAAGATGTTCTGCCTTTTGGCAGGCGTCTTCTCTATCCTCAGCACCATCCAGTTCCTCATCTTCGACTTGAACGAGGTTGTGTTTTTTGGCTACGAGGACAAGTTCCACATCTACATGGACATGACGTCTGGTTTAGCCGCGTGGCTCTTGGCCAACAGAAAGCACATCAGCATCAGCCTGTCCTCCATCACCATCAGCATCAGCTCCTTGCTCCTCTACTGCATCCACGAGAACAAATACGTGGGGCTGCTGTGCTACGCCGTGTGGATTGCCGTCTACGAGCTCACCAGCTTCTGCGTGGTCCTGATCACCAATGCTATCATCAAAGAGCAGTTCAAGGAGCTGGGCTACCTGCACTTGATCTTCCAAATCTCCCGTATGTTCCTGCACTCCTTCTGTCTGCCCTTTATCATCAAGTATACGTACAACCTTTATAAGGACCCCAAGAGTTTAAGCAAGATCAGCCGCCGCAGACGCTCA CCATCAGTACAATCGACTCGTGGCCATCTGTCG GCCAGGAATGATGTACCGCAAGATAAACTGAACAGagccagaaagaagagagagagagagagagagagagagaga TCACTTCCGGCTCTCACCCAGGCCCGTGACAGTAACCCCCGTGAGGACTGCAGCCTGGACCTCCTccctgaactgtacacttga